The window TAACAATTATCCAAAATTATTTACTAACCTTAACTCACCACAAAAATAATTTAATTGCTAAGTTAGATTTATTAAGTCCCTTAAAAACTTTAACGAGAGGGTATAGTGTGACTTATGATAGTAAGCAAAAGATTTTATTATTAACATCGCAAGTTCAGAATAATGATAAAATAATAACAAGGTTAAGTGATGGGCTTGTTTATTCACAAGTTACCGATATTAAAGAGGAGGGGAAATAATGGAACCTAAAAAATCATTTGAAGACATTTTAACTGAATTAAAAAATATAGTTAATGAATTAGAAAAAAATGAATTATCAATCGACCAGGCAATTAATGCCTTTGAAGCGGGAATTCAGTTAACAAAACAAGCAGAAATCAAATTACAAGATATCAAAGATAAGGTGACTAAAATTGTTAATGATAATAAAACAACAGATTTTAAAGTTGACAACGAATAATGGGGCAAATTTTTGAACACCAAGGGTGAGTTAAAAGAAATAATCGTAAAATTATTAAAAAACTATTAGAATTAAATTTAAATCGCGCAGTTTTTAAATATT is drawn from Spiroplasma mirum ATCC 29335 and contains these coding sequences:
- the xseB gene encoding exodeoxyribonuclease VII small subunit, with amino-acid sequence MEPKKSFEDILTELKNIVNELEKNELSIDQAINAFEAGIQLTKQAEIKLQDIKDKVTKIVNDNKTTDFKVDNE